The following are from one region of the Rhizobium sullae genome:
- a CDS encoding OFA family MFS transporter: MTAAETSTTGDIAGLGLLDRDRIIAKPGFNRWLVPPAALAIHLCIGMAYGFSVFWLPLSKSLGITASTACPELTLASALFTTTCDWRVADLGWIYTLFFVLLGCSAAIWGGWLERSGPRKAGFVSACCWCGGILVAAVGVMTHQLWLMWLGAGVIGGIGLGLGYISPVSTLIKWFPDRRGMATGMAIMGFGGGAMIGAPLANMLMNYFKTDTSVGVWQTFIAMAILYFGFMLGGAFGYRIPPAGWRPEGWTAPATKSTMITTKHVHLRDAHKTTQFWLIWAVLCLNVSAGIGVIGMASPMLQEIFAGSLIGLPDVGFAQLDAAQRASIATIAAGFAGLLSLFNIGGRFFWASLSDRIGRKNTYYCFFILGIALYAFAPTFAGIGNKALFVVAFAIILSMYGGGFSTIPAYLADIFGTQFVGAIHGRLLTAWATAGIVGPVVVNYIREAQIAAGVAPGPALYTGTMYILAGMLALGLIANALVRPLAGKWFMSDEEVATLQAKSAAASIGPSGSFGIGKGGFDARALLAWAVVGIPLLWGVWVTLKATLALFG; encoded by the coding sequence ATGACTGCAGCGGAAACAAGTACCACAGGTGATATAGCGGGTCTCGGCCTGCTTGATCGAGACAGGATCATTGCTAAGCCGGGCTTCAATCGCTGGCTCGTGCCACCGGCAGCGCTCGCCATCCATCTCTGCATCGGCATGGCTTACGGCTTCAGCGTCTTCTGGCTGCCGCTTTCAAAATCACTTGGTATCACGGCATCGACTGCGTGCCCCGAACTGACGCTCGCGTCTGCATTGTTCACGACGACCTGCGACTGGCGCGTCGCCGATCTCGGCTGGATTTATACGCTCTTCTTCGTTCTGCTCGGCTGCTCAGCGGCTATTTGGGGCGGCTGGCTGGAGCGTTCCGGACCGCGTAAAGCCGGCTTCGTGTCCGCCTGCTGCTGGTGCGGCGGTATTCTCGTCGCTGCCGTCGGCGTGATGACGCATCAGCTATGGCTGATGTGGCTTGGTGCCGGTGTGATCGGCGGCATTGGTCTCGGTCTCGGCTATATTTCGCCGGTGTCGACGCTCATCAAGTGGTTTCCAGACCGCCGTGGTATGGCGACAGGCATGGCTATCATGGGCTTCGGCGGCGGGGCGATGATCGGCGCACCGCTTGCCAACATGCTGATGAACTATTTCAAGACCGATACCTCGGTTGGCGTCTGGCAGACCTTCATCGCCATGGCGATCCTCTATTTCGGCTTCATGTTGGGCGGTGCGTTCGGCTATCGCATCCCGCCCGCCGGCTGGCGTCCGGAAGGCTGGACGGCGCCTGCCACCAAAAGCACGATGATCACGACAAAGCATGTCCACTTGCGCGATGCGCACAAGACTACGCAGTTCTGGCTAATCTGGGCCGTGCTTTGCCTCAACGTGTCGGCCGGTATCGGTGTTATCGGTATGGCCTCGCCGATGCTGCAGGAAATCTTCGCCGGCTCGCTGATCGGTCTGCCTGACGTCGGCTTTGCGCAGCTTGATGCGGCCCAGAGAGCATCCATTGCCACGATCGCTGCCGGGTTCGCCGGGCTTCTGTCGCTCTTCAACATCGGTGGTCGCTTCTTTTGGGCCTCGCTCTCCGACAGGATTGGCCGCAAGAATACCTATTATTGCTTCTTTATCCTCGGTATCGCGCTTTACGCGTTCGCCCCGACCTTTGCGGGCATCGGGAACAAGGCGCTCTTCGTCGTCGCCTTCGCCATCATCCTCTCGATGTATGGCGGCGGCTTCTCGACAATTCCGGCTTATCTTGCCGATATCTTCGGCACGCAATTCGTCGGCGCGATCCATGGCCGACTTCTGACAGCATGGGCAACAGCCGGCATCGTGGGTCCTGTGGTGGTCAACTATATCCGCGAAGCGCAGATTGCAGCCGGTGTTGCCCCCGGACCGGCGCTCTACACAGGAACCATGTATATCCTGGCCGGCATGCTGGCGCTCGGCCTGATTGCCAATGCCCTGGTTCGGCCACTTGCCGGCAAGTGGTTCATGTCCGATGAGGAAGTCGCCACACTTCAGGCGAAATCTGCCGCTGCGAGTATCGGCCCATCCGGCTCGTTCGGCATCGGCAAAGGTGGTTTCGACGCGAGGGCTCTGCTTGCCTGGGCTGTTGTTGGCATCCCGCTGCTTTGGGGTGTATGGGTCACGCTGAAGGCGACTCTTGCTCTGTTCGGCTGA
- a CDS encoding formate dehydrogenase subunit delta — MSHDPHSKLVYMANQIATFFKSQPESEAAQGVATHINKFWEPRMRRQLFEVLEKDSNSLNALVVEAASLIHRPEPAEPIQK, encoded by the coding sequence ATGTCGCATGATCCGCATTCCAAGCTCGTCTACATGGCCAACCAAATAGCGACCTTTTTCAAGAGTCAGCCGGAAAGCGAGGCGGCTCAAGGTGTTGCGACGCATATCAACAAATTCTGGGAGCCGCGCATGCGGCGGCAATTGTTTGAAGTACTAGAAAAAGACAGCAACAGCCTGAACGCGCTTGTCGTTGAGGCCGCATCTCTGATCCACCGGCCCGAGCCGGCGGAGCCAATCCAGAAATAA
- the fdhD gene encoding formate dehydrogenase accessory sulfurtransferase FdhD — MKRRPTRISVNRIARKGGVMMPGERVVPEEVPVAFSYGGTSHAVMMATPGDLEDFAVGFSLTEGIIQDASQISAIEIIDEERGIDVQVTLIDDVADALRARRRSMAGPVGCGLCGIESIEQAVRQIPDVSSADLKLTHGDIVRAVSLLNDAQPLHRETRAVHGAGFYVRGKDLLAAREDVGRHNALDKLCGAIIRIGTSGSSGAVVVTSRLSVEMVQKAAILGSPVLIAISAPTALAIRTAEQAGMTLVALVRGDDFEIFTHPHRILPESIADVA, encoded by the coding sequence ATGAAAAGGCGGCCGACGCGCATTTCCGTCAACCGAATCGCCCGGAAGGGCGGGGTCATGATGCCGGGTGAGCGCGTCGTGCCGGAGGAAGTACCGGTTGCCTTTTCCTATGGCGGCACATCGCATGCCGTAATGATGGCGACGCCGGGCGATCTGGAAGACTTTGCGGTTGGCTTCAGCCTGACGGAAGGCATAATCCAGGACGCGAGCCAGATCTCCGCAATCGAAATCATTGATGAGGAGCGGGGTATCGATGTCCAGGTAACGTTGATAGACGATGTCGCGGACGCCTTGCGCGCGCGCCGGCGCAGCATGGCCGGACCGGTCGGTTGCGGACTTTGCGGCATCGAATCTATCGAACAGGCTGTCCGTCAGATACCCGATGTTTCCTCTGCGGATCTCAAGCTGACGCATGGCGATATCGTCCGCGCCGTCTCGCTTCTCAATGACGCCCAGCCGCTTCACCGGGAAACACGGGCGGTACATGGAGCGGGCTTCTACGTTCGTGGAAAAGACCTGCTCGCCGCTCGCGAGGATGTTGGCAGGCACAATGCGCTCGATAAGCTCTGCGGTGCCATCATTCGCATCGGAACGAGCGGCTCAAGCGGGGCTGTAGTTGTCACAAGCCGGCTGTCCGTCGAGATGGTACAGAAGGCTGCGATCCTCGGAAGCCCCGTTCTCATCGCGATTTCCGCGCCGACGGCTCTTGCCATCCGAACCGCCGAGCAAGCGGGCATGACGCTCGTTGCGCTTGTGCGCGGCGATGACTTCGAAATTTTCACCCACCCGCACCGTATATTGCCTGAAAGCATTGCCGATGTCGCATGA
- the fdhF gene encoding formate dehydrogenase subunit alpha produces the protein MSLVHEIDYGTPASKSETSVTLTIDGRQITVPEGTSVMRASMEAGIQVPKLCSTDMVDAFGSCRLCLVEIEGRNGTPASCTTPVAAGMVVHTQTGRLKDIRRGVMELYISDHPLDCLTCAANGDCELQDMAGAVGLRDVRYGYEGDNHVKARNNGDINLKWMPKDESNPYFTYDPSKCIVCSRCVRACEEVQGTFALTIEGRGFGSRVSPGMHEHFIDSECVSCGACVQACPTATLTEKSVIQIGQPEHSVVTTCAYCGVGCSFKAEMRGEELVRMVPWKDGQANRGHSCVKGRFAYGYSTHKDRILNPMIREKVTDPWREVTWDEAFAHVASEFRRIQYQYGRDSIGGITSSRCTNEETFLVQKLIRAGFGNNNVDTCARVCHSPTGYGLGQAFGTSAGTQNFDSVEDSDVVVVIGANPTDGHPVFGSRLKKRLRQGAKLIVIDPRRIDLVRTPHVEAAYHLPLKPGTNVAVMTALAHVIVTEGLYDEAFIRERCDWSEFEDWAAFVAEPQHSPEETEKFTGVPAEDLRGSARLYARGGNGAIYYGLGVTEHSQGSTTVMAIANLAMATGNIGRPGVGVNPLRGQNNVQGSCDMGSFPHELPGYRHISDDATRDIFEKLWGVKLNNEPGLRIPNMLDAAVEGTFKGLYVQGEDILQSDPDTKHVAAGLAAMECVVVQDLFLNETANYAHVFLPGSTFLEKDGTFTNAERRINRVRKVMTPRNGYGDWEVTQKLAQAMGLGWNYQHPSEIMDEIAATTPSFALVSYDYLEKMGSVQWPCNEKNPEGSPIMHVNGFVRGKGKFIRTEYVATDERTGPRFPLLLTTGRVLSQYNVGAQTRRTDNVVWHAEDRLEIHPHDAEMRGIRDGDWVKLGSRSGDTSLRALITDRVAPGVVYTTFHHPNTQANVITTDFSDWATNCPEYKVTAVQVSPSNGPSDWQIEYDEQARQSRRIAGKLEAAE, from the coding sequence ATGTCTCTCGTTCACGAAATCGACTACGGCACGCCGGCTTCGAAATCCGAAACAAGTGTGACGCTGACCATCGATGGCCGGCAGATCACCGTGCCGGAGGGTACGTCCGTCATGCGCGCCTCGATGGAGGCTGGTATTCAGGTGCCGAAGCTTTGTTCGACCGATATGGTCGACGCCTTTGGCTCCTGCCGCCTGTGTCTCGTGGAGATCGAAGGCCGCAACGGGACGCCTGCATCGTGCACGACGCCGGTTGCGGCGGGCATGGTGGTCCATACGCAGACCGGGCGCCTCAAGGATATCCGCCGCGGGGTGATGGAGCTTTATATTTCCGACCACCCGCTCGACTGTCTGACCTGTGCTGCCAATGGCGATTGCGAACTGCAGGACATGGCCGGCGCCGTCGGCTTGCGCGACGTACGCTACGGCTATGAAGGCGACAATCACGTCAAGGCACGCAACAACGGCGACATCAATCTCAAATGGATGCCGAAAGACGAGTCGAACCCGTATTTCACATATGATCCGTCGAAATGCATCGTCTGCTCCCGCTGCGTGCGCGCCTGTGAGGAAGTGCAGGGAACCTTCGCGCTGACGATCGAAGGCCGCGGTTTCGGCTCGCGCGTTTCCCCAGGCATGCACGAGCATTTCATCGATTCCGAATGCGTCTCATGCGGCGCCTGCGTGCAGGCCTGCCCGACGGCGACACTGACGGAAAAGTCGGTCATCCAGATTGGCCAACCGGAACATTCGGTGGTGACCACCTGTGCTTATTGTGGCGTCGGCTGCTCCTTCAAGGCGGAAATGCGCGGCGAAGAGCTGGTGCGCATGGTGCCGTGGAAGGATGGGCAGGCCAACCGAGGGCATTCCTGCGTCAAAGGCCGTTTCGCGTACGGCTATTCGACGCACAAGGATCGCATCCTCAATCCGATGATCCGCGAAAAGGTCACCGATCCCTGGCGCGAAGTGACTTGGGACGAAGCCTTCGCGCATGTGGCGTCGGAATTCCGCCGCATCCAGTATCAATACGGCCGCGACTCGATCGGCGGGATCACCTCGTCGCGCTGCACCAATGAGGAGACCTTCCTTGTCCAGAAGCTGATCCGCGCAGGCTTCGGCAACAACAATGTCGATACCTGCGCCCGCGTCTGCCATTCGCCGACGGGTTACGGTCTTGGCCAAGCCTTCGGCACATCGGCTGGCACGCAGAATTTTGACAGCGTCGAAGATTCTGATGTGGTCGTGGTTATAGGTGCCAATCCGACGGATGGGCATCCGGTCTTCGGATCCCGCCTGAAGAAGCGCCTGCGCCAAGGCGCCAAGCTGATCGTCATCGACCCGCGGCGCATCGATCTCGTCAGAACGCCGCATGTCGAGGCCGCCTATCACCTGCCGTTGAAGCCAGGCACCAACGTCGCGGTCATGACCGCGCTTGCGCATGTGATCGTCACCGAAGGGCTCTATGACGAAGCCTTCATCCGCGAACGCTGCGATTGGTCAGAATTCGAAGATTGGGCGGCTTTCGTCGCCGAACCACAGCACAGTCCGGAAGAGACAGAGAAGTTCACCGGCGTTCCCGCCGAAGATCTGCGCGGTTCTGCTCGCCTTTATGCGCGCGGCGGCAACGGGGCGATCTATTACGGCCTCGGCGTGACCGAACACAGCCAGGGTTCTACGACCGTTATGGCGATCGCGAACCTGGCGATGGCGACCGGCAATATCGGTCGCCCGGGCGTCGGCGTTAATCCGCTGCGCGGCCAGAACAATGTGCAGGGCTCCTGCGACATGGGTTCGTTCCCCCACGAGCTGCCGGGCTATCGCCATATCTCGGACGATGCGACACGCGATATTTTCGAGAAGCTGTGGGGCGTCAAACTCAACAACGAACCCGGCCTTCGCATTCCGAATATGCTGGATGCCGCCGTGGAAGGCACATTCAAGGGCCTGTATGTCCAAGGCGAGGACATTCTCCAATCCGACCCGGATACAAAGCATGTGGCCGCCGGCCTTGCCGCTATGGAATGCGTCGTGGTTCAAGATCTCTTCCTGAACGAAACGGCAAACTATGCGCATGTCTTTCTGCCGGGGTCGACCTTCCTGGAAAAGGACGGGACTTTCACCAACGCCGAACGCCGCATCAACCGCGTGCGCAAGGTCATGACCCCACGCAACGGCTATGGGGACTGGGAGGTAACGCAGAAGCTGGCCCAAGCCATGGGGCTTGGCTGGAACTATCAGCATCCATCCGAGATCATGGACGAGATTGCGGCAACGACGCCGAGCTTCGCGCTGGTTTCCTACGACTACCTGGAAAAGATGGGCTCGGTGCAGTGGCCCTGCAACGAGAAGAACCCGGAAGGTTCGCCGATCATGCATGTGAACGGCTTTGTTCGCGGCAAGGGCAAATTCATCCGCACCGAATATGTGGCGACCGACGAGCGCACGGGGCCGCGCTTCCCGCTGCTGCTGACGACCGGTCGCGTCCTCAGCCAATACAATGTCGGCGCCCAGACGCGGCGCACCGACAACGTCGTCTGGCATGCCGAGGACCGGCTGGAAATCCATCCGCATGATGCCGAAATGCGGGGCATTCGCGATGGCGACTGGGTCAAGCTCGGCAGCCGCTCCGGCGATACATCACTGCGGGCGCTGATCACCGATCGCGTTGCGCCCGGGGTCGTCTACACAACCTTCCATCATCCGAACACGCAGGCAAATGTCATCACCACAGACTTCTCCGACTGGGCGACGAACTGCCCGGAATACAAGGTGACGGCAGTGCAGGTCTCGCCTTCGAACGGTCCATCGGATTGGCAGATCGAATATGATGAGCAGGCACGTCAGAGCCGCCGGATCGCCGGCAAGCTGGAGGCAGCCGAATAA
- a CDS encoding formate dehydrogenase beta subunit: MSVTIYVPRDAAALALGAEKVAEAVTQEIAARGIDAKIVRNGSRGMFWLEPLVEVEVSGKRIGYGPVKAKDVAALFDVGFASGDDHALCLGEVEGLPFLKEQTRLTFARCGIVDPLSLEDYEAHGGLAGLHRAVAMPPADVVKEVTDSGLRGRGGAGFPTGIKWKTVLDAAGDRKYIVCNADEGDSGTFADRMIMEGDPFVLIEGMAIAGLATRATKGFIYIRSEYPHAIATMTEAVEIARRACILGASVLDSGRAFDIEVRTGAGAYVCGEETSLLNSLEGKRGVVRAKPPLPAHKGLFGCPTVINNVISLASVPIILDKGSAFYRDFGMGRSRGTIPLQIAGNVKHGGLYETAFGLSLGDIVDKIGGGTATGRPVKAVQVGGPLGAYFPRALFDTPFDYESFAAKDGLIGHAGIVVFDDTADMLKQARFAMEFCAVESCGKCTPCRIGSTRGVETADKIARGIEPEKNRALLADLCNTMKFGSLCALGGFTPYPVMSAMTHFPDDFAPVPFIEAAE; encoded by the coding sequence ATGAGCGTGACGATTTATGTTCCGCGCGACGCCGCAGCGCTGGCGCTCGGTGCCGAGAAGGTGGCTGAAGCGGTTACCCAGGAGATCGCAGCCCGCGGCATCGATGCGAAGATCGTGCGCAACGGCTCGCGCGGAATGTTCTGGCTGGAGCCTCTGGTGGAGGTCGAGGTATCCGGCAAGCGCATCGGCTACGGTCCGGTCAAAGCGAAGGACGTCGCCGCGCTTTTCGACGTCGGGTTCGCAAGCGGCGATGATCACGCGCTCTGTCTTGGGGAGGTCGAAGGCCTCCCATTCTTGAAGGAACAGACCCGCCTGACCTTCGCCCGCTGCGGCATCGTCGATCCGCTTTCCCTGGAAGATTATGAGGCACACGGCGGTCTCGCGGGGCTTCACCGCGCCGTGGCCATGCCTCCTGCAGACGTGGTCAAGGAGGTCACCGATTCCGGCCTTCGCGGCCGCGGCGGTGCTGGTTTTCCGACCGGTATCAAATGGAAGACGGTTTTGGATGCCGCCGGCGACCGGAAATACATCGTCTGCAATGCGGACGAAGGCGACAGCGGCACATTCGCGGACCGCATGATCATGGAGGGCGATCCCTTCGTGCTGATCGAAGGCATGGCGATCGCCGGTCTCGCCACCCGCGCCACAAAAGGCTTCATCTACATCCGTTCGGAATATCCGCATGCGATCGCGACGATGACGGAAGCGGTTGAGATCGCCCGCAGGGCATGCATTCTCGGCGCTTCGGTACTCGATTCCGGTCGCGCGTTCGATATCGAAGTCAGGACCGGTGCGGGCGCTTATGTCTGCGGCGAGGAAACGTCGCTGCTGAACAGCCTGGAAGGCAAGCGCGGTGTCGTGCGCGCCAAGCCGCCGCTGCCGGCGCACAAGGGGCTCTTTGGCTGTCCCACGGTCATCAACAACGTGATCTCGCTGGCCTCTGTTCCGATCATCCTGGACAAGGGGTCCGCCTTTTACCGCGATTTCGGTATGGGCCGGTCGCGCGGTACGATTCCGCTGCAGATCGCCGGGAACGTCAAGCATGGCGGCCTCTATGAAACGGCCTTTGGTCTCTCGCTCGGCGACATCGTTGACAAGATCGGTGGCGGCACGGCGACCGGACGGCCGGTGAAAGCAGTTCAGGTTGGCGGTCCGCTTGGCGCCTATTTCCCGCGGGCCCTCTTCGACACGCCTTTCGACTATGAATCTTTTGCCGCCAAGGATGGCCTCATTGGCCATGCAGGCATCGTCGTATTCGACGACACGGCGGACATGCTGAAACAAGCGCGGTTCGCCATGGAATTCTGTGCGGTCGAAAGTTGCGGCAAGTGCACGCCCTGCCGCATCGGCTCCACGCGCGGCGTCGAGACCGCAGACAAGATCGCGCGAGGAATCGAACCGGAGAAGAACCGGGCACTGCTCGCCGATCTCTGTAACACCATGAAATTCGGCTCTCTTTGCGCGCTCGGCGGATTCACGCCTTATCCGGTGATGAGCGCGATGACGCACTTCCCGGACGATTTCGCGCCAGTACCCTTCATCGAAGCGGCGGAGTAA
- a CDS encoding formate dehydrogenase subunit gamma codes for MNAHVANGDIAERTRAIVGALRALEGPLLPILHEVQDEFGHVPQEALTVIADGLNLSRAEVHGVMTFYHDYRDHPAGRHVLKLCRAEACQSMGGDAVADRIKTLLGVDFHQTALDGSVTLEPVYCLGLCACAPAAMLDGDLYGRVDDETVAELVAEARR; via the coding sequence ATGAATGCTCATGTCGCCAATGGCGATATTGCCGAACGCACGCGCGCGATTGTTGGTGCCTTGCGCGCTCTTGAAGGTCCGCTCCTTCCAATCCTCCATGAAGTTCAGGATGAATTCGGCCATGTGCCGCAGGAAGCGCTTACTGTCATCGCCGACGGGCTCAATCTGTCGCGCGCCGAAGTGCATGGCGTGATGACGTTCTATCACGATTATCGCGATCATCCTGCCGGCCGCCATGTCCTGAAGCTCTGTCGTGCCGAGGCCTGTCAGTCGATGGGCGGGGATGCTGTTGCCGATCGTATCAAGACATTGCTCGGTGTCGATTTCCATCAAACTGCGCTCGATGGCAGCGTGACCTTGGAGCCCGTCTACTGTCTCGGGCTCTGCGCTTGCGCGCCTGCAGCCATGCTCGACGGCGATCTCTATGGGCGGGTCGATGACGAGACCGTCGCCGAGCTCGTTGCGGAGGCGCGGCGATGA